From Kryptolebias marmoratus isolate JLee-2015 linkage group LG15, ASM164957v2, whole genome shotgun sequence, a single genomic window includes:
- the slc39a1 gene encoding zinc transporter ZIP1 yields MDHLLQVKIGVLIGLLLLTLLFGFIPARLKWFRDIGTEFHHQVLSFISCFAGGVFLAACLLDIIPDYLSDISAELSSQTVQSSFPLPEFIMAAGFFMVLILEKIVLNCREIRGSHDERAPLLTESRNGHVQHGHGAVRGPDLESSGHHVHVDFQAHSPFRSFILFLSLSLHSVFEGLAIGLQSTDSKVLEICAAILIHKSIIVFSLSLKLVQSAVPSAWITAYLFIFALMSPIGIAIGISVMEAQLSAGALIQAVLEGLAAGTFIYITFMEILPHELNSAGNQLLKVIFILVGFSIMAGLMFFLG; encoded by the exons ATGGATCACCTGCTTCAGGTGAAAATCGGCGTTTTGATCGGTTTGCTGCTCCTAACTCTCCTGTTTGGGTTTATCCCAGCTCGGTTAAAATGGTTCAGAGACATTGGGACAG AATTCCATCACCAAGTGTTGAGTTTCATCAGCTGCTTTGCCGGCGGGGTTTTCCTGGCAGCGTGTTTGCTCGACATCATTCCAGATTATCTGTCGGACATCAGCGCCGAGCTCAGTTCTCAGACGGTGCAG TCCAGCTTTCCACTGCCTGAGTTCATCATGGCCGCTGGCTTCTTCATGGTCCTCATTCTGGAGAAGATCGTCCTGAACTGCCGGGAAATCCGAGGGTCCCACGACGAGAGGGCGCCGCTTCTGACAGAAAGCCGAAATGGTCACGTGCAGCACGGCCACGGGGCGGTGAGGGGCCCCGATCTGGAGAGCAGTGGGCACCACGTCCACGTTGACTTCCAGGCCCACTCGCCCTTTCGCTCCTTCATTCTCTTCCTCTCGCTCTCGCTCCACTCGGTGTTTGAGGGCCTCGCCATCGGCCTGCAGAGCACCGACTCCAAG GTGTTGGAGATCTGCGCTGCCATTCTCATCCACAAGAGCATCATAGTGTTCAGCCTGTCACTGAAGCTGGTCCAGAGTGCCGTCCCCTCAGCGTGGATCACTGCGTACCTTTTCATATTCGCCCTGATGTCGCCGATAGGCATCGCCATCGGCATCAGCGTGATGGAGGCCCAGCTGTCAGCCGGAGCTCTGATTCAGGCCGTCCTGGAGGGGCTCGCCGCCGGAACGTTCATTTACATCACCTTCATGGAGATCCTCCCGCACGAGCTCAACTCTGCCGGGAACCAGCTCCTCAAGGTGATCTTCATCCTGGTGGGCTTCAGCATCATGGCGGGACTCATGTTCTTTTTGGGCTGA
- the rlbp1a gene encoding retinaldehyde-binding protein 1a, translating to MAATGTFRMVSEEEQAMRSKLEHLTVKDHGPVFGPCHKLPGHTVQKAKEELNESNERRASSLKDLRALMKDKAAEGDDLVKLVQQRFGDKPDSLLLRFLRARKFDVVRAHELMKGYMRFRKEYPELFENLTPEAVRSTIEAGYPVVLPTRDRFGHVILLFNINNWDLEEITFDEVLRAYCVILEKLLESEETQINGFVLIENFKGFTMQHASGIKTAELKKMVDMLQDSFPARFKAVHVIHQPWYFTTTYNVVKPFMKAKLLERVFVHGDELENYYKEFDADILPSDFDGKAPVADYQAIANQLFGSEDTAL from the exons ATGGCTGca ACTGGAACTTTCCGGATGGTTTCAGAGGAAGAACAGGCGATGAGGTCGAAGTTGGAGCACCTGACAGTGAAGGATCACGGGCCGGTGTTCGGGCCGTGCCACAAACTGCCCGGCCACACTGTGCAGAAG GCAAAGGAAGAGCTGAATGAGTCGAATGAGAGACGGGCGTCATCACTGAAGGACCTCCGGGCCTTGATGAAGGACAAGGCAGCAGAGGGAGACGATCTGGTCAAACTGGTGCAGCAGCGCTTTGGGGACAAACCAGACTCCCTGCTCCTGCGTTTCCTCAGAGCGCGCAAATTTGACGTTGTCAGAGCTCATGAGCTTATGAAAG GTTATATGCGCTTCAGGAAGGAGTATCCCGAGCTGTTTGAGAACCTGACCCCCGAGGCCGTCCGCAGCACCATCGAGGCGGGGTATCCGGTGGTTCTGCCCACCAGAGACAGGTTTGGTCATGTGATCCTGCTCTTCAACATCAACAACTGGGACCTGGAGGAGATCACTTTTGATGAG GTCCTAAGAGCATACTGTGTGATTCTGGAGAAGCTGCTTGAAAGCGAGGAGACTCAGATCAATGGATTTGTCCTGATTGAGAATTTTAAAGGCTTCACCATGCAGCACGCCTCAGGAATAAAGACAGCTGAGCTCAAAAAGATGGTGGACATGCTGCAG GACTCTTTTCCTGCTCGTTTCAAAGCAGTTCATGTTATTCACCAGCCCTGGTACTTCACCACCACGTACAACGTGGTCAAACCCTTCATGAAGGCCAAGCTGCTGGAGAGA GTTTTTGTTCATGGTGATGAGCTGGAAAACTACTACAAGGAATTTGACGCAGATATTCTGCCTTCAGATTTTGATGGCAAAGCTCCAGTAGCTGACTACCAAGCCATCGCCAACCAGCTTTTTGGCTCTGAAGACACTGCTctctga